In Lates calcarifer isolate ASB-BC8 linkage group LG23, TLL_Latcal_v3, whole genome shotgun sequence, a single genomic region encodes these proteins:
- the nog2 gene encoding LOW QUALITY PROTEIN: noggin-2 (The sequence of the model RefSeq protein was modified relative to this genomic sequence to represent the inferred CDS: deleted 1 base in 1 codon) has translation MGLSQTLLVYVLVCIHLGVSQHYLRLRPSPSDHLPVPDLKEDPDPEYDPREQDLAERTLRKKLGSNFDPNFMSISSPMVNLSATDSQVKLQGPMPNEIKKLDLTETPYGKRVKVGKKARRKFLQWLWTYTHCPVVYTWKDLGVRFWPRYIKEGNCFSERSCSFPEGMSCKPVKSINKIFLRWYCQGFLRQKYCTWIQVQYPIISECKCSC, from the exons ATGGGCCTCTCACAAACGCTACTCGTTTACGTGCTGGTGTGCATTCACCTTGGAGTTTCCCAGCATTACCTTCGCCTCCGTCCATCGCCCAGCGATCACCTCCCCGTGCCCGACCTGAAGGAGGACCCCGACCCGGAGTACGACCCCCGGGAGCAGGACTTGGCCGAGAGGACTCTGAGGAAAAAGCTCGGCAGCAACTTTGACCCCAACTTCATGTCCATCAGCTCGCCCATGGTGAACCTCTCCGCGACAGACAGCCAGGTGAAGCTGCAGGGGCCCATGCCTAACGAGATTAAAAAGCTGGACCTCACAGAGACCCCCTATGGGAAGCGGGTAAAAGTGGGCAAGAAAGCCCGTAGGAAATTTCTG CAGTGGCTGTGGACCTATACGCACTGCCCAGTGGTGTACACCTGGAAGGATTTGGGCGTGAGGTTCTGGCCACGTTACATCAAGGAGGGAAACTGTTTCTCTGAGCGCTCTTGCTCCTTCCCCGAGGGGATGTCTTGCAAGCCCGTCAAGTCAATCAACAAGATTTTCCTCCGGTGGTATTGTCAAGGGTTTCTAAGACAGAAATACTGTACGTGGATACAGGTGCAATACCCAATCATCTCAGAGTGCAAGTGCTCGTGCTGA